Below is a window of Longimicrobium terrae DNA.
AGCCCTACGAGGAAGTCTACATGCAGCAGTCCAAATAGCGGGCTCCGGACGCGCGAACGCCGCCGGAAATGCGCTCCCGGCGGCGTTCGTGTCCCGCGGCGGCGCGTCGGGACGGCGATCAGCCCAGCATCTTCTTGAACAGCGCGATCTGGCCGCAGTGATAGGCGTAGTGCTGCGCGGTTCCGTGCAGCATCACCGCGAAGCTGTTGGTGGGCGCGTCCGCCTGGCGCGGATCGGCGCAGATCTCGTGCAGGTCCGCGGGGGGAAACCGGCGAACCTCCTCCACCAGCGCGGCGTGCGCGGACACGAGGGCCTCGCGCGCGTCCGTCCAGGCCTTCTCCCCGCCGGCGAACGCGGGAAAGTCCACCGCTGCATCGCGCGCCACGCGGTCGCGCAGCCGGCGCGCCACCTCCGCCGTCCACACGCCCAGATGCAGCACCAGCTCGCCCACCGAGTGCCCGTCCGCGACGGGGCGCGCCGCCGCGTGCTCCGCCGTCACGCCCCGCAGCGTGGTCAGGAGCGAGTTGCCGTGCCACGGCTCGCCATGCAGCGCGCGATGGAGTTCGTCCAGGATCACGTCGTGCTCGGTGGGAATCACCGTCATCCGTTTCGTCATCGGCCCCTCCCTCACGCGGTGCCGTGGCCGGTGAGCGCGCGCCCGCCCATCAGATGGATGTGCAGGTGGGGCACCGTCTGTCCGCCGTCCTCGCCCGTGTTGATCACCACGCGGTAGCCCTGCCCGGCGATCCCCTCCTGCTCCGCCAGTCTGGAGACCACCAGCAGCAGGTGTCCGGCGAGCGCCTGGTCTTCGGCGGTGAGCTGCGCCAGCGACGGGATCGGCTTGCGGGGGATGATGAGCAGGTGCACCGGCGCGGCGGGGTTGATGTCGCGGATGGCGATGCAGTGCTCGTCCTGGTGAACGAACTGGCCGGGGATTTCCCCGTCGATGATGCGCGTAAAGAGCGTCCTGGCGGTCATGGCGTTCGCGTCCGGGTGGAAGGGTAGATGGGCGGCGCGGCGAAAAGCTTATCGGTTCCCGCCTCCCCGCGACAGGGACGCGGCTCGACGCGCGCGGCCGCGCCCGGGATGTGCCGGTGGTCGAAATCCATCGAGGAACGTAGATTCCGTCTGCGATACGGCTCCCGCCCCGGGCCGATGCCCGCCTGATCATCCCCGCCGCCCCATCCAGGACAGCTCATGCTCGAAACGTTTTCCATCGACACCTTTCAGCCCCGCGTGGGCGAGATCTTTCACTTCGTGGTGGGCGACGCGCGGCTGCCCACCAAGCTTACGGAAGTGCACCGCTGGAGCGACGCATCGGCCAACGGCCGCCCGCGCCAGCCGTTTTCGCTGATCTTCCATACCGTTCCCGACGCGCTCGTCCCCCAGGCCATGTACAGGGTGGAGCACGAGGAGATGGGCGGGTTCGAGCTGTTCCTGGCCCCCATCGGCCCGGATGAGCGCGGGATGCGCTACGAGGCCGTCTTCACCTGATCGCGCTTCGGACGAGGATGAGAGAAGGGGCGGACGGCTGATGCCGTCCGCCCCTTCTCGTTTCGCGTCAGCCGCCGGTCAGGGCTGCGGGCACCCCGCACCGCCCACGAACCCGCCTCCACCGGTGGCCACCGCGTTCTGCGCGAGCCCGGTGGGCGTTCCGCCGTTGCGCGCCTGCTCAAAGGCGACCACGGCCGCGTTGTCCGCGTTGCCGCCCGCGTATCCGGGCAGCCGCACGGTGGTCAGAAAGCGCTGCCGCAGGCGCAGATCCGTGCCCGCCGCCCCGCCCGATCCCGAGCCCGTGACGGCGTTGGCCAGCGACCCCGGGCCGCCCAGATCCACGCAGACCTGCGGATTGTCGCTGGTGATGAGCCCGGCGTTCAGGTGAATGCCGTTCTTGGCGGTGGGCGCGGTGCCCGGCTCCGCGATCACATTGCTGGTCACCGTGGCGTTCAGCGTCCCGTTTCCGCCAGCGGACGCATCGCCGATCTGCAGCAGCACACCCTGGTTGTTGTACTGCCGCACCTGGTTGCCCGTGACGGCAACCGTGTGCGATCCCGCGCCCACCGAGGTGAGGCTGATGCCAGAACCCTGCTGCGAACCCGAGTTGGCGAAGCCGGCCACGCCCACCGTGTTGCCGCGGATGACGCCGGACACGGTGCCCGTGCCCACCCCCTCCTGAACCGACAGCGCCGATCCCACGGCATCGCGGAAGCTGTTTCCGGAGATGTCGTACGTCAGCGCCGCGGCGCCGCCGCCCGTCTCCAGTGCCACCCCGCCCGCACCGGGCACGATGGCGGGATGGGTGTTGCCGAAGCTGTTGGAGCCCAGCACCACGTCCCCCTGCGCCGATCCGGAAAGCGCCACCCGCAGCAGGTTTACGCGTGCGCCGGTGAACTGGCTGTTCTGCACCGTCACGTTCACCACGGCCGAGCCGGAGCCCAGGATGGAGACGCCGTCCCCGCCCGTGGCCGCCGCGTTCGCGGCAAAGGTCGCGGACGACAGGGTCAGCCGGTTCAGCACACCGGAGCTGTTGGCCACGCGCAGGTTGTCTTCCACGGATCCACCGATGAACGATCCGGTGATGGAGGACGAGCCGAGGAGGTTGTGGAAACGGATCCCCGCCTCGTCCGCGGCGGGGCTGTCGCCGTTGTTCAGCACGGTGGATTCGGCGAGCGCGAAGCCGCTCACGTTTTCTCCCGCGATCCCGCTTCCCAGGTTGTCGCGGATGATGACGGACGCGAGCGACACGCCCGACACGTTCTCCATCCGCACCGCGTCACCGCTCATGGACTGGATCGTTCCGCCGCTGCCGGCCGATCCCGTTCCCGTCACCTGCAGCGTGTTGGCGCCGCCGGTGTTCTGCAGCACGATTCCGTTTACGCCATCGGCCGCGGCAATGGAGCGGAAGCTGAGCCCGGCCGCGCCCGTCGTGGCATCCACCACGCGCAGCGCCGTTCCCGCGGAGGTCAGGATGGCGTTCCCCGCCCCGGTCACCGTCACTACGCCGCCGTCCGTCGCGCGGAAGCCGTCACCGCTGGTCGTGGTGATGGCCAGCCCGCCGCCGGCGAACTGGATCGCAGCGGAACCGTTGTCCGCCAGCGTGACTCCGGTGGAGGCGCCGGTGCTGATCACCTTGGAGGCGCCGGTGAAGGCGATGGTCCCCGCCGCGTTGTCCTGCACCAGTATCCCCGCGCCGGTGTCGTTCAGCGAGCCGCTGAGCGTCAGCACGCCGCCCGTGCGCCCGTCGACGCGCGCGGTGCGAACCGTGGAAACGACATCGCCTGCGTAGGTGACGATCCCGTTGCCGCCCGCGACAAGCACCGCGGGACCCGCGGCCCCGGTCAGCAGCCCGCCCGTGGCGGAAAGCGTCCCGCCCACGTTCACCAGCCGCAGCCCGTTCGCCCCGCTCCCGGTGGACGACACACTGCCGAACGCGGCCGCCGCCGTCCCGTTTTCCAGATCCAGCGCCGCGCCGCCGGTGGCGTCCACCGACACCTGCGCCGCGGTGAACGTCCCGAAGCCGTCACCCGCGATCCCCGCTCCATCGCTGGTGGCGACGCGCACGCCCTGCACCGTGTTGTTCGTCGCCAGCTGGATTCCCGTCCCGGCGGTCGCGCGGGCTAGGTTGGGGGTTCCCGCCGGGGCCAGCAGCGTCACCGTGGCGCCGTTGAGCACCACCTGGATGGGGCTGGTGATTCCCTCGCCCGTAAGCGACTGTCCCGCCTTCATGATGAAGCCCTCGTCGTACCCCGCCGCGCCGCCGTTCCCCCCGCGGACGAACACCGTCTCCCCCGCGGCCGAGGCGCTCTCCGCCGCCTTGAGCGTCGCGAAGGGCGAGGCGTCGCGCCCGTCTCCCGCCACGCCCGCGCTGTTGTCCACGTACCACACGCGGTAGGCGGACGATACCGTGGCGACGGCGGTGGAGGTCGCCTGCCCGTCCGTCACCGTGTACGCAAAGGTGTCTGCGCCCGTGAACCCGGCGGCGCTCAGGTAGCTGAACCCGCCATCCGCGGCCAGCGTCACCGTTCCGCCCCCCGTGGTGGCGTACGTCCCGGCGACGGCGGAAAGCGAGTTGCCCTCCGCGTCCGTGTCGTTCGCCAGCACGCCGGGCGCGGCAACCGGAACCGTCACGTTGCCGATGGCCTGGAAGGTGTCCGCGGCCGCGACGGGCGGTGTGTTGGGGTTCAGCACCGTCAGCATCGCGGAGCCGGACGAGGCACCCGACGTGGCGGTAATCGTGGCGGTTCCAACCCCGGTTCCGGTCGCCAGTCCGCTGCCATCCACCGTGGCGACGGCTGCGTTGGAGGTGGTCCACACGACTGCGGCGGCGGGGAGAGGAGCGCCGTGCAGGTCCGGCACCGTCGCGGTGAACTGCTGCGTCGCGCCGGTGTTGATGGTGGCCGACGCGGGCGACACCACCACCTGCGCCGCGATCCCCGTCTCGATGCGGAACTTGATGGGGATCGTCTGGCCCGCCTTCACCGCCACGAACTGCGTTTCATCCACCGAGTGCTTGTCCTTGCCGCCCGACACCACGTCCGCGTCCGCGTACCCGAGGCGGAACGCGCCCACGAACACCTGGATGCGGTAGAACTTGTCGGGATTCAGCGACTTGGAGGTGTGCCAGTTGGTGATGTAGTGCTCCGCGCCCGCGTCCACGCGCACGGACGACGATCCGGTGCCGAACGAAAAGCTCGCGACCGTGGCGCCGCACAGGCTTCCGGCCAGCTCGCAGATTTCTACCCGAGGCTGCAGCGTGGCGTCGAACGTACCGGAGGGCGCCGCGCCCTTCACCGTGGGGGGAAGAAAGTAGAAGCCCGGCGCGGCGGCGCTGTGCGCGGCGTCGACGATGGCCAGCGACGGATCGCCGTCGGGGGCCACGGGAGAGGTGGCGTCGCCGGTACAGGCGGCGAGCGCCAGGAGGAATACCGCGGAGGCGGCACACTTTGCACGGATCATGGAGCGACTCCGGATTCGGTGAACGTCGGGTGTACCGCCGGAAACCCGCCGGATCGTTCTCACGCTGGCGCGAGACGAGCGGCGATGGATGTCGAGACGTTTTCCGGTGCGGTTGCAGAGGCCGGGATGGGGAGGAGAGTTCCGCGCGCGGCCGCACGCGCCCATCCCGGCACCCGACGAAAATGCATCATGCGAGCCGGGTATTCCTCGCGTTCGAAGCGAACGAAAATCCAGCAACCGCGCCGTTTCGCACCCTTCGCTCCCGATTTCCGCGCTCCTCTTCGGGACATTCATTCCACACACACTGAGACACGATCAGAACAGGTGTCGCAGATCTTCCCCGGTCCACCCCGCACGAAAAGGCTCGCATCCGCCGGATGCGAGCCTTTTATCATCACATCGGAGCCGTGGCGGCGCGCTGTCAGCCGGCGGCGACCGCCGCGGGCGCGCGTTCCATGCGCAGGTACACGCCCCGCACCTCCGCCTGCACAAAGCCCAGCCGCTCGTACAGCCGCCGCGCGGGATTGAATATCTCCACGTGGATGCTGACCTTGCGGCCGCTGGCGTCGCCCTCGGAAAAGAGCGCGCGGATCAGTTCCGTCCCCAGACCGCCGCCGCGCAGGGCCGGCACCAGCGCGATGTCCACGATGCGGATGTCGCCCGGCCAGCGCGCCACGTACAGCCGCCCCACCGGTTCGCCGTCACGCACGATCAGATCCCACGAGGTGTCGCTGTAGTTTTCCCGCCAGAACTGGTGCTGCGCGTGGAACTGCTGGTGCACGAACGCCGCCTTCTGCTCCGGCGTCCAGTCCACCTGCTTCAGTTCCTCCTCGCGCGTAGTGGCGTACAGCGCGAGCAGAAACGGCATGTCGCCGTCGGTGACGGGGCGCAGCGTGATCGTTGGATTCATCGAAATGGACGACCGGGAGGACAGAAAAGGCTAGTTACGAAGAAACGGTGTCTGCGCAGGCACAAAGAGGGCGGCCACCGGGCCGCCCTCTCTGCTCATTCCACCGCGGATTACGGCCGCTGCGGAAAGATGCCCTGCATGGCGATGCAGAAGTTGAGCGTCAGGTACGGCTGCATGTTGTTGTGCGGCAGCCCGCCACCCGCGGGGGGAAGCACCTGGGGCGCCATGGTCCCCAGGTTCGCGGTGGACGGCTGATACGCGAACGCGTTCTGCGAAACCGCCAGCGAGCGCGTCGGGCCGGGGATGTTCAGGTCCGCCGGATCGATGTTGTTGGCGTTCAGCGTGTGCACGTGTACCGGGATTTCAGACACGAGCAGGGTGATGGATTCCACCCCGGACTGCTCGCCCAGGTCGCGCAGCGAAAGCCCCTGCCCCTGGCCGGGCTGCATGGGCGCGGAACCCTGCAGGTTCGGCAGCGCAAACGTGCTCTTGCCGTCACCGCCGTAGGTGGTGCCGAGCAGCGCGAACAGCGCGGTATTCTGCGAAATCGGAAGCAGCTGGCCGTTGCAGAACGCCCACCCCGTCGGGGCGAAGGTAAACGGAAAGATGCGGACTTCCGCGAGAAACTGGTCTGACATGTGGGCGCTCCTCCTCAGGTCGGGCTCGGGAAGACCCCGAACAGGGAGATGATGTGGTTGACGCAGAGGAAGGGCTGCGTGTTCTCGTGCGGCTGGCTTCCGCCCTGGGGGGTGATGGCCTGGTTGCTCATCTGCCCCGTGGGATCGCCATCGTAGTAGAGCTGAACGCTGCCCGTGGGCTGCGCGAGCATGCCGCCCACCGGCGTGCTCTGGTTGCCGGCGGTCGCGGCCGCCAGCGGGGTGTGCGTGTGAAGGGGAATCTGCTGCGAGGTGAGCGTCTCCTGCTCCGTTCCCGCCATCTCCCCGATCTGGTACGTGGTGCCGTCCGGGCCGGTGCCCATGTGGATGGGAACGCGGCTGGCCAGGTTGGGGAGGTTGAAGGTTTCCTGCCCATCTCCGCCGTAGGTAGTGCCGATCAGCTGAAACAGGACGTCGTTCTCGGAAATGGGCAGCGTCTGCCCCTCGCAGAACATCCAGCCGTTGGGGGCGAAGTTTCCGGCGAACAACCGGATTTCGCCCACGTAGGGTTGTGCCATGGGTACGGTCTCCGGATCAGTTCTGGGAGGGGAAGATGCCCTGCAGCGCGATGATGAAGTTCAGCGCCAGGTAGGGCATCATGTTGTTGTGCGCCTGGCTGCCTCCCACGTTGCCCACCGTCTGCGGATTGAGCGGGGTAAGGGCCGTCGGCGTGGTAACGTAGCTGTTGTTTACCGGAGCTAGGACCTTGCTGGTCGGATCGGCCGAAACACCCGTGGAAATGGGCGAAGCCTGGAGCAGGTGGACGTGCGTGGGAAGCTGCTGGATGTTCACCGTCACGCTGGTGCTGCCGGCCGTTTCGCCCAGCGTGTGCCCGTTGCCCACGTGGATGGGCACGCGCCCGCGCAGGTTGGGAAGGGCGAAGTTGGTCTGGCCGTTGCCGCCGTACGTGGTGCCCAGGAGCGCAAACAGCGCCTGGTTCTGGTTGATGGGCAGCAGCTGCCCGTTGGCCAGCGCCCAGCCCTTGGGTGGAAAGTTGAACGAGACGAGCTTGATCTCGCTCAGGAATGGCTCTGACATCCTTGCTCCTGTACGGATGGTGTGTGGGGTACCACGGGGGACCTGCAGAGCCCTGCACCTGCCACGAAATTCCCTCCCGCGGCGGGCGCCGCGGGAGGGAATTCCGCGTCCTGCGTTACAGCGACGGCTGCGGGCAGGCCGAGCCGGCCGGAACGGTGTTCAGAATGCCGGGGCCGCCGGCGGATACGTTGTTGGACGTCACGGCGACCGTGCCCGGGTTGCGCGCCACGAGGTAGGCGTTGATGGCCGTGTTGTCGCTGTTGCCGCCGGTGTAGCCCACCAGCCGCATGGTGGTCAGGAACCGCTCGTTGGGACGGATGCGGTTGTTGAAGTTGGTGATGGAGTTGCCCAGTGCGCCAGCCCCCCCCACGTCCGCGCACATGACGTCGGTGTCGCCGGTCACCCGCCCCGACTGCACCACGATGCCGCTGCGCGCCGACGACGCGGTTCCTTCTTCGGCGATGTTGTTGCCGGTGATGGTGGCGTTCATCGTACCCGAGCCGCCGCCGCCCACGTCGTCGCCCAGCAGCGTCCAGATGGCCTGGCTGCCGTTGATCTGGCGGATGACGTTGTTGCTGATCCTGACCGTGGTTGCGTTGGGCCCGGCGTGCTGCACGAAGATGCCGGTGCCCGTCGCCGAACCGGAGTTGGCCACCCCCGACGTGCCGATCGTGTTGCCGCTGATCGTGCCGTTGAAGTAGGTGTTGCCCTGGTTCTTGTCAGCGCTGACCGCGGTGCCGTCCGTTCCGCTGATCTGGTTGTTCGAGATGTTGAACGACAGGTTTCCGCCGTTCACCTCGATGCCGCCCGCCGCCGCCAGCGCCCCGCTGGTCTGCTGCACCCGGTTGTTCTGGATGAGGGCGGTGGAGGCGCCGGCCCCCGTCTGCACACCCACCTGAATGCCGTTGCCCCACCAGTAGGTCACCGCGTTGTCGCGGATGCGGACGTTGGCCGAGCCGTCGCCGATGATGGCCTGCAGCCCGCTGCCGCGCACGTCCGACGTGCTTCCCTGCATGGTGCTCACGGTGTCGTTGGCCAGCACCAGCGAGTCCACCACCGGGGCCGTGCCCGAGGTGTTCTCCAGGCGGAAGCCGTTCATGGCCGCGCCGTCCAGCCGCGAGTTCTTGACCGTGATTCCGCCACCCGCGTCTACCAGCCGCACCGGGCCTTCGCTGAAGGTGCCGCTGTTGCTGGTGCCGTGCGTGCCGGTGAAGCGGACGTGGTTCAGGTTCATCCCGCGCACGCCCGTGCCGAACAGGCCGTGGTTCTGGTGGCCGCTGAACGCCATCCAGTTCAGGTTCACGTTGCGCGCGCCGTTCAGGTACACGCCGTTGCCTGCCGAGGCGCCGTCGCTGCCGGTGGTGTTCTGGATCGTGCCGCCGGAGCCGGCGGCGCCGCCGAAGCCCGTCACCTGCAGGCCGTTGCTCGTCCCCGTGCCGCTGAGCACGATGCCGTTGCTGCCGCCGTTGGCGCTGATGCTCCGGAAGGTGAGCCCGCTCGCGCCGATGGTGGTGGCGCTCACGTTCAGCGCGATGCCGCCCGTGGCCGCAAGCGTGTTGTTGCTCCCCGTCACCTGCACCGTGCCGCCGCCCGTGGCGTTGAAGCCGTTGCCGGTGGTGGTGGTCACCACCAAGCCGCCGCCGCCGAACTGGATGGTGGCGCCCGTGTTGTTCACCAGGTTCACCGCGTTCGCCGTGGACGTGCTGAGCACCTTGGTTTCCCCCGCGTCGCCGGTGAAGGCGATGGTTCCCCCGGTGTTGTCCTGCACCAGGATTCCCGCCACTGCGTTGTTGTTCTTGGTGAACGAGCCGGCGTAGCTGAAGGTCGGCGCGCTGTTGCTGATGTTCACCAGCGCGTTGACCGGATTGGTGATGCTGGCGTCCGCGTTGAACGAGAATGTACCCGACGAGTTGTTGGTCACGTCGATGCCTGCGTCCGCACCGGCCACTCCGTTGGACAGCGTGGTGGCGCCGGTAAAGGCGTACGTGCCGTCGGCGTTGTTAAACTGCAGCCCGCTGCCGTGGGTGGCCGTAACCGCGCCGGAGACAGTCAGGCCGCCGCTGTGGCCGCCGCTCACGCTCACCGTCGCCGCGTTGGCGGCCTGGAACAGCGTGGCCCCCACGTTCACCGCCGTGGCCGAGCCGCCGCTGATCAGCACCGTCGGCCCCGTGGTGTTCTGCAGGCTACCGCCCACCGTCTGGAAGCCGGCGCCGGTCACGTTGGTCAGGCTGATGCCGTTGGCACCGCCCGTGGTGGAGACGCTGGCGAACGACACGCCCTCCGTCCCCGTGCTCACGTTGGCCAGCACCACCGGCGTGCCGTTCATCGACGCGGCCGTGTTGCCGGGGCCCGTGATGGACAGGGTGCCGCCCGCGGTCGCCGATAGAACGGTGGCGTTGTTCGGGGTGCTGATCGCCAGCCCGCCGCCGCTGAAGACGATGGTGGCGCCCGGATTGGTGGCCAGCGTCACCGCGGGGGTGGCGGTACCGATGGACTTGGACCCACCGCTGAAGGTGATGGTGCCGCCCGAGTTGCCGGACACCGAAAGCCCCAGCCCGCTGGCGGTGATGTTCCCCGACACCGTCACCGCGCCGCCGCTCACCCCGGCGACGGAAACCGGCCGGCCCGCGTTGGCGCTGATCGTTCCCGCGTAGGTCACGTTCGCCGCCGACCCGCCGTTGGCCACGTCCAGCGCCGTCCCGGTCGGGTTGGTGATGCTGGCCCCGGTGCCGAAGCTGATGGCGCCGCCCGAGCCGCCGGTCACGTCCACCCCGGCGTCGCCGCCGTTCAGCGTCGTGGTCCCGTCAAAGGCGTAGGCGCCGTCAGCGTTGTTGAACTGAATGCCGGTGCCGGTGCTCGCCTGCAGCGTTCCCGTGTTGAAGGTCAGCGTGCCGGTGTGGCCGCCGCTCACCGCCACCAGCGCGGCGTTGCTGGCGGTCTGCGACAGGCTGCCCTGGATGGTGGGGCTCACCGAGCCCGCGATCACCGCGAAGCCCGTGGACGCCGCGTTGGTGATCGATCCGCCCGCCACGGTGAAGGTGCCGGCGATGGCGTTCAGGATCACGCCGCTGCTGGCGCTGGTGGCGGAGGACAGCGACGAGAAGCCGCCGTTCACCGTTCCCGTCAGCAGGCTGAGCGCCGGGCCGCCCGTGGCCGACACCGAGGTGCCTGCCGACGTCAGCGTGCCGAAGCTGCTGCCGAAGATTCCCGCGTTGCCCCCGTTGCCCGCGCCGGTGACGGCGACGCCGTTCAGCGTGGTGGCCGTGGTGCTGGACAGCGAGATGGCGTGGCCCGCCGGGCTTGCCACGTTCATGAACTCCAGGGTGGCCTGCGGAACACCCGTGATGGAAACGCCCGCGCCGGTCGCGCCCTGGATGGTGCCGCCGGAGCCCGCGGTCGATCCGTCGCCCGTCACCTGGAAGCCGTTGCCGGTCAGGTTGGCGGCCGCGATTCCGTTCACCGCGCCGTTGGACGACACGCTGCGGAAGCTGATGCCGCTGGTGCCGGTTCCCACGCCGTTCAGCGTCAGCGCCGTGCCGGTGGTGGAGGCGATGGTGTTGTTGGGGCCGGTCACCTGGACCGTGCCCGCGCCCGTGGCGCTGAAGCCCGCGCCGCTGGTGGTGCTGATCGCCAGCCCGCCGCCGCCGAAGGTGACGGTGGCTCCGGTGTTGGAAGCCGCCGTGACCGCCGCGGTGGCGCCGGTGGAGATGTTCTTGGTGGTGCCCGTGAACGACACTTCGCCGCCGGTGTTGCCCGA
It encodes the following:
- a CDS encoding DinB family protein, with translation MTKRMTVIPTEHDVILDELHRALHGEPWHGNSLLTTLRGVTAEHAAARPVADGHSVGELVLHLGVWTAEVARRLRDRVARDAAVDFPAFAGGEKAWTDAREALVSAHAALVEEVRRFPPADLHEICADPRQADAPTNSFAVMLHGTAQHYAYHCGQIALFKKMLG
- a CDS encoding histidine triad nucleotide-binding protein produces the protein MTARTLFTRIIDGEIPGQFVHQDEHCIAIRDINPAAPVHLLIIPRKPIPSLAQLTAEDQALAGHLLLVVSRLAEQEGIAGQGYRVVINTGEDGGQTVPHLHIHLMGGRALTGHGTA
- a CDS encoding DUF6916 family protein: MLETFSIDTFQPRVGEIFHFVVGDARLPTKLTEVHRWSDASANGRPRQPFSLIFHTVPDALVPQAMYRVEHEEMGGFELFLAPIGPDERGMRYEAVFT
- a CDS encoding beta strand repeat-containing protein; protein product: MIRAKCAASAVFLLALAACTGDATSPVAPDGDPSLAIVDAAHSAAAPGFYFLPPTVKGAAPSGTFDATLQPRVEICELAGSLCGATVASFSFGTGSSSVRVDAGAEHYITNWHTSKSLNPDKFYRIQVFVGAFRLGYADADVVSGGKDKHSVDETQFVAVKAGQTIPIKFRIETGIAAQVVVSPASATINTGATQQFTATVPDLHGAPLPAAAVVWTTSNAAVATVDGSGLATGTGVGTATITATSGASSGSAMLTVLNPNTPPVAAADTFQAIGNVTVPVAAPGVLANDTDAEGNSLSAVAGTYATTGGGTVTLAADGGFSYLSAAGFTGADTFAYTVTDGQATSTAVATVSSAYRVWYVDNSAGVAGDGRDASPFATLKAAESASAAGETVFVRGGNGGAAGYDEGFIMKAGQSLTGEGITSPIQVVLNGATVTLLAPAGTPNLARATAGTGIQLATNNTVQGVRVATSDGAGIAGDGFGTFTAAQVSVDATGGAALDLENGTAAAAFGSVSSTGSGANGLRLVNVGGTLSATGGLLTGAAGPAVLVAGGNGIVTYAGDVVSTVRTARVDGRTGGVLTLSGSLNDTGAGILVQDNAAGTIAFTGASKVISTGASTGVTLADNGSAAIQFAGGGLAITTTSGDGFRATDGGVVTVTGAGNAILTSAGTALRVVDATTGAAGLSFRSIAAADGVNGIVLQNTGGANTLQVTGTGSAGSGGTIQSMSGDAVRMENVSGVSLASVIIRDNLGSGIAGENVSGFALAESTVLNNGDSPAADEAGIRFHNLLGSSSITGSFIGGSVEDNLRVANSSGVLNRLTLSSATFAANAAATGGDGVSILGSGSAVVNVTVQNSQFTGARVNLLRVALSGSAQGDVVLGSNSFGNTHPAIVPGAGGVALETGGGAAALTYDISGNSFRDAVGSALSVQEGVGTGTVSGVIRGNTVGVAGFANSGSQQGSGISLTSVGAGSHTVAVTGNQVRQYNNQGVLLQIGDASAGGNGTLNATVTSNVIAEPGTAPTAKNGIHLNAGLITSDNPQVCVDLGGPGSLANAVTGSGSGGAAGTDLRLRQRFLTTVRLPGYAGGNADNAAVVAFEQARNGGTPTGLAQNAVATGGGGFVGGAGCPQP
- a CDS encoding GNAT family N-acetyltransferase; its protein translation is MNPTITLRPVTDGDMPFLLALYATTREEELKQVDWTPEQKAAFVHQQFHAQHQFWRENYSDTSWDLIVRDGEPVGRLYVARWPGDIRIVDIALVPALRGGGLGTELIRALFSEGDASGRKVSIHVEIFNPARRLYERLGFVQAEVRGVYLRMERAPAAVAAG
- a CDS encoding phage tail protein — its product is MSDQFLAEVRIFPFTFAPTGWAFCNGQLLPISQNTALFALLGTTYGGDGKSTFALPNLQGSAPMQPGQGQGLSLRDLGEQSGVESITLLVSEIPVHVHTLNANNIDPADLNIPGPTRSLAVSQNAFAYQPSTANLGTMAPQVLPPAGGGLPHNNMQPYLTLNFCIAMQGIFPQRP
- a CDS encoding phage tail protein — translated: MAQPYVGEIRLFAGNFAPNGWMFCEGQTLPISENDVLFQLIGTTYGGDGQETFNLPNLASRVPIHMGTGPDGTTYQIGEMAGTEQETLTSQQIPLHTHTPLAAATAGNQSTPVGGMLAQPTGSVQLYYDGDPTGQMSNQAITPQGGSQPHENTQPFLCVNHIISLFGVFPSPT
- a CDS encoding phage tail protein; the encoded protein is MSEPFLSEIKLVSFNFPPKGWALANGQLLPINQNQALFALLGTTYGGNGQTNFALPNLRGRVPIHVGNGHTLGETAGSTSVTVNIQQLPTHVHLLQASPISTGVSADPTSKVLAPVNNSYVTTPTALTPLNPQTVGNVGGSQAHNNMMPYLALNFIIALQGIFPSQN
- a CDS encoding beta strand repeat-containing protein — translated: MSIRRRALFLAGLLAAVSCSDAGNPIAPETGGNPPRPPTPNDALQSLDCSLNVSGGTLECRPSAASAGSASGLILGNQGVYVRLGSSNVRNIAPDTLAFDATVQNLIPQALGVDSTGAVDAEGVRAFFYQEPYASVGTGTVDVGNPDGNEIYLTEDRPYYQYAGGLDSGEVSLPKTWKLRYDPGVQRIAFKMYIAADVRYPEGFLRLSPDTTLLNVGQRDTLTADVRTVVGARDSVSRSVTFTSSNPSVVTVSALSDTTAEIAAVTQGTAWVRAVNDGNTRRVDSTLVIVDNAPVVTPDSAGALSNVTTPVDSAHGMLANDSDDGNLDVVEDSITTAKGGLAVLRADGSYTYLSASGFAGRDTISYFVTDGVRTLPALAVVDVDDSNYWYVRAGGAGDGRDSRPFGSVADAQVAAEAGDTIFVLAAGATDLNGAWLLEDNQAIIGQGIPAPITRGPYNESTLTVFTAGGAPGLSREDAGATVTLAQNNTIAGVGITAADGAAITGSGFGTLTVGQLSLNPRGPALNLTDGTVAGTIDLLSSTNSKTTGVSLTNVGGTIAPTGGSISGAEGTAFAVSGGGGTITYPGSIGNALGLAVGISGRSGGAVTLSGAITDAGDGISVTGTSGGAVELSGTLALTGKGITASGNTGGEVSFTGTTKNISTGATAAVTAASNTGATVTFGGGGLAISTTSGAGFSATGAGTVQVTGPNNTIASTTGTALTLNGVGTGTSGISFRSVSSNGAVNGIAAANLTGNGFQVTGDGSTAGSGGTIQGATGAGVSITGVPQATLEFMNVASPAGHAISLSSTTATTLNGVAVTGAGNGGNAGIFGSSFGTLTSAGTSVSATGGPALSLLTGTVNGGFSSLSSATSASSGVILNAIAGTFTVAGGSITNAASTGFAVIAGSVSPTIQGSLSQTASNAALVAVSGGHTGTLTFNTGTLQASTGTGIQFNNADGAYAFDGTTTLNGGDAGVDVTGGSGGAISFGTGASITNPTGTALDVANGGSAANVTYAGTISANAGRPVSVAGVSGGAVTVSGNITASGLGLSVSGNSGGTITFSGGSKSIGTATPAVTLATNPGATIVFSGGGLAISTPNNATVLSATAGGTLSITGPGNTAASMNGTPVVLANVSTGTEGVSFASVSTTGGANGISLTNVTGAGFQTVGGSLQNTTGPTVLISGGSATAVNVGATLFQAANAATVSVSGGHSGGLTVSGAVTATHGSGLQFNNADGTYAFTGATTLSNGVAGADAGIDVTNNSSGTFSFNADASITNPVNALVNISNSAPTFSYAGSFTKNNNAVAGILVQDNTGGTIAFTGDAGETKVLSTSTANAVNLVNNTGATIQFGGGGLVVTTTTGNGFNATGGGTVQVTGSNNTLAATGGIALNVSATTIGASGLTFRSISANGGSNGIVLSGTGTSNGLQVTGFGGAAGSGGTIQNTTGSDGASAGNGVYLNGARNVNLNWMAFSGHQNHGLFGTGVRGMNLNHVRFTGTHGTSNSGTFSEGPVRLVDAGGGITVKNSRLDGAAMNGFRLENTSGTAPVVDSLVLANDTVSTMQGSTSDVRGSGLQAIIGDGSANVRIRDNAVTYWWGNGIQVGVQTGAGASTALIQNNRVQQTSGALAAAGGIEVNGGNLSFNISNNQISGTDGTAVSADKNQGNTYFNGTISGNTIGTSGVANSGSATGTGIFVQHAGPNATTVRISNNVIRQINGSQAIWTLLGDDVGGGGSGTMNATITGNNIAEEGTASSARSGIVVQSGRVTGDTDVMCADVGGAGALGNSITNFNNRIRPNERFLTTMRLVGYTGGNSDNTAINAYLVARNPGTVAVTSNNVSAGGPGILNTVPAGSACPQPSL